Part of the Verrucomicrobiia bacterium genome, AAACAGCCCCTCGGCGCACCGGTAGAAAATATTGCCGTAAATCAGCACCCCGCAGATGGCGTCATCCAGCCGGATGCCGGCCTGGCCCACCTCGCGCGGGTTGCCGATGTGGTGCCAGAAATTGTAGCGGTACACCACGCCGCGGTAGGTGGGATTGCCCCACATGTCGGCGCCGCCCTGATCGTCAGATTCGCGCACCACATTGAAGACCTCGTTGAACTCAATCAGGTGATCATTGCCCTCGATGCGCATGGCGCTGCTGGGGCAGGTGTGCAGGCGGTTGTGCCGGAGGCGGATGCCCACCCCTTCGGCCAGAATGGCCGGCGTGTACGTGGGCTTGAAGCGCGACATTTCATAAATGTGGCAATTTTCCACCAGATGGCCCGCCGATTGCAGGGTGCGCCGGTCGCCGCCGCGGACGATGGTGCCATTGCGGCCCAGCGTGAAAATGTCGCAGCCAAAAAGCGTGCATTGGGTGCCGCCCTGGATGATGACCCCGTTTTCCCCAAAACGGGCCACGCTACAGCCCAGCAGGCTGACATTGGTGCAGCCGCTGAGGATGACGCCGTCGCCGCGTCCCTCCTCGAATTGCAGTCCCACCAGGGCGACTTCCGCCACATTGGTCAGGGTGACCATGGGGCCGTCCAAAAGCGGGAAGGTCACCCGCGCGCCGGCCAGTTTGCCGGGAGGCAGCAAATAAAGCCGGCCGATGGTGCGGTCCAGGTACCATTCGCCCGGCAGATCAATTTCGGCGAAGAGGTTGAGGGCGTAGTAGGGCTGGCCTTCGTGATAGCCGTAACTGGCGGCGGGTGGGGCCAGCGTGATGCTCCGGTTGGTCAGATCCAGCGCGGCGACGCGCTGGTAATCCTCGGCCCAGTCCCAGAACCAGTAGCCATGCAGCCAGATCTCCGGCTCCTGTTGCCAGCGCGCCGGGCGGTCAAAATCAAAAGTGAAACGTCCCTCCCGATTGCCGCGGCGGGCATGGATGCTCATGGCGGTGTTGGTGCCCCCGAGCAACTTGCCCACCTGCACCCAGTTGGTGTTGGGCCAGCGGGCCAGCGTCAGGCGCGTGCCGTTGAAATACAGATCCGCGCGGCGGCCGGAGGCGGTCACGGCGCCCCAGTTGGTCAGGCCCAGCGCGCGCAAATCGCATTGCAGCACCTGCTCGCGGGAAGCCGCCGGCAGAAGGGCTTTCAAGGCCGGATCCGTTACCGGCGTAAAGCCGCTCAAGGCCTGGCTGCCGACAAACCGCGGCTTTTGGTTGGGAGCAGCCCGGTACACAATGGGCCGGCCCGGCTGGCCGGAGTCCCGGGCCTCCAGCCGAAACGGCTCCCGCAGGGCATATTCGCCGCCCTGAACGAGAATGGTCACTCCGCCCGCGGGCAGTTGGCCCTGGCTTTTAAGCTGGCGCACCGCCTCGCGAGCGCGGGCAAGCGAGGCAAAGGGTTTGGCCGCCGTGCCCGGATTTGCATCGCTGCCCTGGGGGGCCACATAGAAAACCGCGCCGGGTTGGGGCAGCTCGGCTGGCGGGGTGCGCGTGGCTTCCGCATCCCAGGCGGGCAGGCCGCGCTGCAGACGGCTGATCTCGGTCATGGCCTGCCGGGCTTCCGCCACCCAATGCGCCGGCACATCAGGAAGGGTTTCGAGTTTGCGATATTCCTCCAGCGCCCGGGCATATTGTTTCTCGCGCTCGAAGGATTGCGCCAGGCGCATTTGCGCCAGGCCTTTGAACAGGGCGGGGGCCTCCGCCTCGCCCAGCAGCCGCTGGCACTCCGCCCGGACGGCGGTATGATTGCGGGCCTCAAAATGCGTATGGATTAAGGCCATCCGCGCCTCCCAGCGTTCACGCGGCGAAGCTGCAGGCGCCTGAGCCAGTGCGGTGTAATGCTCAAGGGCAGCCGGCCACTGGCCGGCCTCGCGGCTGGCCTGGGCCAAAGCCCGCCGGGCCATCAGCCGCTCGCGTTCGCTCAAGTCGGGCAGGCGGTAAATGCGCTCCGCCACGGCGGCGCCAAAGTCCGGCGCGCCGGCTTCCATAAAAATGCGGCGCAAGGATTCCAGGGCGGTGGCGGAAAGTGGTGGCGGCGCCTGTTGCGTGAGTTGGAGCAGCAGATGCGCGGCCGCGGCGGGCTGGTTTTGCAGGCGCAACACCTCGGCCCGGCGCAGGCCGGCCAATCCTTGCAGAGGCGCCGGGGTGGCAGGTAACCGGCTCAAGGCAAGCTCGGCCGCCGCGTATTCCTTGCGCGCGAGGGCGAGACGGGCGGCTTCCAAAGTTGACGCCGCATTGCCGGGCAGGGGATGGGACCACCACGCCAGCGCGAGCACTTCGGCGGCGGACAGGGCGCGGCGGTAAATCGTGCATTCGTCCACCTCCAAAACCAGGGAGCCGATGCCGGCGTTAAAGTAACCCAGCCGGAAGGCGTTGCCGGCGGCGGGGGTGTAGGCCCCGTCATAAGGCGTGGCGGCGACGCAATCGCCATGCAGATACAGGCGCATTTCCCGGCCGTCCCACGTGGCCGCCAGATGCACCCAGACACCATCCGGCCAGAGGCCGCCGGATAAACTCCGGGCGCTGGAAGGCTGGGGCCGGCCGATTTCAAAGCTCGCGTTTTTTTGCGGGTAGGAGGAATAAACCCGCCAACCCGACCAGTAACCATCGCCGGTGCCTACAACTCCACCGTTGGGCGATTGGTTGTTGCCGCGATGAGCGCCGGGACCGTTTTTGCGAAACCAGCCCGCCACGGTGAAAGCGCGATTGGTCGGGTTGAATGCCGGCCCCACCAGGGCGCCGGCATCCAGGCGCACGGCGGTTTTGCCCGGCCAGCGGCCCTCAACGATTTGCAGGGTGTTGGCAGTCTGGCCGGCGGCGGGCGCGGCTTGAAAACGCAGGGGCGCGCCCCCGCGCGCCTCCGGGATTTGCAGCGATTGCGGGGTGAGGTTGTCAAACAGGTAGCATCGCTCCACGTCGGGTTGACTGGCCAGGCCGTTGGCAAATTTCCGCCAGGCGGCGAGGCTGGACGAGTCACCCGCGCCCAAGGCAGTCAATGCCGACATGGCCATGCCCGCCGCGAGGTTGATCAAGACCAGGGTGCGCATACGGGGCCAAGCATGGCAATTCCCTGCAGGATTGACGATAAAAACCTGATGTCCCAGCGGCGCGGGCAAAGATGGGGCCGCCACACCGGCCGCCTAGGATGGTGGAGGGGGTGATTTGAGCAGGAAGGCCAACCGCTGGTTGGCGGCCTCGGCCAGGGTGCTGAGCAGGTTGCGTTTTTCCAGATGCAGCTCGTCTTGATCGTCGCGGCGCCGCAAATAAAACTCCAGTTTCATCCCCGTGTCGGTGAACTCGTGGGTTTCCACCGGCAGGCTGTGGAGGCTATCCACGCCGGGGGCCAGCCAGAGATGCTCGCCGCCCTGGTGATGGCCGTTGCCGGGCCAGGAGATTTTGAAGCCCGGCTTCTGATACTCCACACAGACGGATTGCAGGATTTGGGGGATTTGCTCGATTTCCGTGGCCAGGGCCAGCTTGCAGCGGGCGGCTTCGGCCACGTGATACAGGAGTTTGAAATGGAGCCGCTCCGGAGTTCTCCCCAGTTGGGTCAAGGCCTTCCAATAGCCCAGCGCGCGCAGGCCGGCAAAGAGCACCACAAAGAGCGCCGCAAACCCAAACGCCATGCCGGCGCTGTTTTCCATGACCGTGACCAGGGCCACCAGCCCGCAAAGCAGGCAGAAACCATAAATAATAATCGAGGCCTGCCGGTGATTCAGGCCACGGGCCAGCAGGCGGTGGTGAATGTGGCCGGCATCGCCACTGAACATGGACTTGCCGCGCACCGCCCGGCGCACCATGGCCAGGAGGGTGTCAATGATGGGAAAGCCGAGCACCAACACCGGAATGAGCAGCGAGGCGGCCAGCGTGCCTTTTTGCGAGGTGACCAGCGCGCTGACAGCCAGGGTCATGCCCAAAAACAGGCTGCCGGTGTCCCCCAAGAAAATGCGGGCGGGATTAAAATTGTAGGGCAGGAATCCCAGACAGGCGCCTGCCAGTGCCGTCATGATGACCGCGCCCACGGTGTTGTCATTGTAGATGGAAATGGCCGCGATGGTGGCGGCGGCGAAGAAAGACACCCCGCAGGCCAGGCCGTCAATACCGTCCACCAGGTTGATGGCATTGGTGATGCCAATGAGCCACAGGAGGGTGAGCAGGGGACCGGCCCACCCCAAAGAAACGCTGCCCAGGGAGGGGATGGTGATGGACTGGAAACCCACGCCCGACACCACGAGCGCCACCGCCACGGGCAGTTGCGCCATGAGTTTTTTGCGGGCATTGAGTCCTCTCAAATCGTCATAAATCCCCAACAGCAGCATTGCCACACCGCTCAACAAGATTTGGAGCACCGCCGCCTCCTGCGCCCGCAGCAAATTGGCCACGCGGTTGTCATACATCCACAGGGCGGCAATGGGCAGCCACATGGCCAGCGCCACGGCCAGCCCGCCCAGCAGGGGAATGGGGCGATGGTGGATTTTTCTGGTGCCGGGATGATCCAGGATTCCGGCGCGTGAAGCCAGCCAGCGGACTATCGGGGTGAGCAACAAACCCAGGCCGCAGGCCAGAGCCAACAGCCCCAGATATGTCTTATAATTTCCCATGCGCCTACGCGTTGCTGCCCAACCCGCCCTTTGTTACCGCCAGGAGCAGACCCGCGTCAATCAGGATGTCGGAAACTTTGCGGCTCAGCTTAACAGGATTTGACCGCTCCACTGCCCTATGACACTATAAGCACAACTGGTGCAAGAGGAAATAATTATGAAAAAAAATACTGCAAACACAAAGGCCACGCCCAAGGGCGCTCTGGCGGACAGTCTCAATCAAGTGCTGGCCGATTCCTACGCCTTGATGGCGCTCACCCATGCCGCCCATTGGAATGTGGAAGGGCCCGGTTTTTTTGCCCTGCACACCGCCTTTCAAACCCAATACGAGGAGCTGTTCACGGCGATTGATGAGATTGCCGAGCGGATTCGCGCCCTGGGCGCCTATGCCATGAGCGGGCTGACCGCCTTTGCCAGAGCCGCCGGCATGAAGGAGTTTTCCGCGCCGCTCAGTCAGGAGGAATATGTCCGCCGGCTGTTGGAGGCCAACCGGAAACTCATCGCGGATGCGGAAAAAGCGCGCGATCTGGCCGGGGAGGCCAATGACATGGAAAGCCAGGACTTGATGATCCAGCGGATCACCCTCCATCAAAAAACGGTCTGGATGCTGGAAAGTTTCCTCAAGTCCTAAGGTCTGGAGGGTTGGGAGCGGCTGGAAAATTGTGGGCGCCAGCGGTACAGCCGCAACGAATTGCCGATCACAATCAGATCGCTCAGCCCCATGGTGGCAGCGCAAAGCACCGGGCTTAAGAAACCCAGGGCCGCCAGGGGAATGGCTGCGGCATTGTAAAAAAATGCCCAGAAAAGATTTTGCTTGATGGTGCGCAGCGTTTTTTGAGCGAGGGCCAGGGCCAGCGGCACGGCGGCCAGATCGGATTGCAGGAGCAGGAGGTCGGCCGCCTCGCGGGCAACGTCACTGGCGCGGCTTACCGCGATGCCCAAATCGGCTTGTTTGAGGGCGGGGGCGTCATTGATGCCATCCCCCACAAAAGCCACTTTCTCCCCTTGCGCCTGTAATTGACGCAGCACCCCGGCCTTCTGCTCGGGCCGCACGCCGGCAAAGACCAGGGCTTCCGGGATGCCGGCCGCCTGGGCGATGGCGCGGGCGGTGTGGGGATGGTCGCCGGTAATCATCCCCACTTTTTTGCCCTGTTGTTGAAGCTGGGCCACAATATCCGCGGCCCCGGGCTTCAACGTGTCCTGCAGGGCAAAGGCCGCAAGTAATTGGCGATCCAGACTCAGGCCAACCACGGTGGCCGCCTGCCTGCTCCAGTGACTTTCAAAAGCGGCAGCGGGGGATAAGTCCACCTCTTGCTCCTGGAGCCAGGCCAAAGAACCCAGGCGCAACACTTGCGAGCTGGGAGGCCAGAGGGCTTGCACACCTTGGCCGCGCAGCTCCTGCCACTGGTCCAGCGGAAACTGTGCCTGCGGAGACAGCCGGGCAATGGTTTGGCTCAGGGGATGACTGGAAGAGCGGGCAAGCGCGGCCGCCATTTCGGCCACCGGTGGCAGGGGGGACTGGCCGCCTCCCAAATCCAAGACCCCGGCACAGGTCACCTGGCCGCGGGTGAGGGTGCCGGTTTTGTCGAAGATGACCATGGAGATGCGCCCGGATTTTTCCAGGGCCTGGCCGTCCCGGATGAGAATGCCTTTGGTGGCGGCAACGTTGGCTGCGGCCATGATGGCGGTGGGGGTGGCCAGTCCCATGGCGCAGGGACAGGCCACAATGAGCACCGCCACCGCTTGAATGATGGCGGCCGCCAGCGCCGTCGCAGGGACTAGGGCGGGCCAGAGATGGCGGGCCATCTGCCGGCTGAACTCACTGGCCGATTCATAATTCAATCCCCACCACAAGCCGGTGAGCACGGCCACCAGCACCACCCCGGGGACGAACACACTGCTGACGCGATCGCCGAGGCGTTGAATGTTGGCGCGGCTGCTTTGGGCGCGCTCGACGGCGGCAATGATGTGAGCCAGGGCGGTTTGTTCACCCGTGGCCTGAACGCGCACGAGCAGGCGGCCCGACTGATTCAGCGTGCCGGCATAGACGCTGTCTCCGCGCTGCTTGTTCACCGGCAGCGGCTCCCCGGTGAGCATGGATTCGTCCACCGTGCTCTCCCCGAAGGAAACCTGGCCATCGGCCGGCACCCGGTCACCCGGGCGCAGGACGACGGTATCCCCGGGGCGCAACTGGCTGACCGGCACTTCCACCTCGGCGAGCTGGCGCTGGACGCGAGCGGTGGGGGGCGCCAACTGGAGCAGGCCTTGCAAGGCCGACGCGGCTTTGGCCGAGGTGCGAGCTTCCAGCCAGTGTCCCACACTGATGAGCGTGATGATGGCGGAGGCCTCCAAAAAATAGAGATGGCCGGGATAAGCGGTCACCAGGCCCCACACACTGAAGCCATAAGCGGCCGAGGACCCCAGGGCCACCAGCAAATCCATATTGGCCTGCCCCACCCGCAACTGTCGCCAGGCCGCCCGATAAAAACGGGCGCCGCAGCCGAATTGAACAAGGCTGGCCAGTACCAGTGCCAGCCATTGAAACCAGCGCTCCATGCCCCAGTGGGTGAGCCACTCGCCGCCCAGCAAAACGAGGGTGACCGTGCCCCCAAGCCAGACATTGGCCCCCCAGCCAGCCCAAAAACCAGCAGCCTCGCCCGCCGGCGACCCGGAGGGAGATGTACCCGCTTCGGCTTGGCCCAAAGCCGAGGCCGCTTGAATGCCATAACCAGCCTGGCGCACGGCCAGGATGACGGCCTGCGGGTTGGGCGCAGCCCCCGGCTGCCAACGGACGGTGAGCCTGCCCCCGGCTATTTGGGGAGCAGCGGAGGCCACCCCGGGGACACTTTGGGCCGCCTGTTGCACTTTTCGGGCGCAATTCTGGCAGGTCATGCCTTCCACCAAAAACGCTGTGGCGGAAGAGGTCCCAACGCCATTAACCGAGGTTGCCGACATAAAATTGTCGAAATATACGCGCCCGACGTGTTAAATTGGGCAGGTAACAATATGCACAAAGCGGTCCATGTTGCAATCGGCGGCTGGCGGCCCGGCTGGATATTGGCAGTGTACAGCTTGGCAGTCATGATATCGTGCGCAGCCGACAAGGAGGTGGCCAAAGGTATTTTCCAGGTGGGCGTTATTGACCCGGTGGGGCTGCGGGAATGCTCGGGGGTGGCGCCAGTGCGGGGACGCACCAATCTGTTCTGGATGCACAGCGACGGCCATCGCCCTGTCTTGTACCTGGTGGGACGGGATGGACGGGATGGACGCCAATATGTGATTGAGAATGTGGCAGTGGTGGATTGGGAAGACATTGCCAGTGATCATCAAGGCCATCTCTATTTGGGAGACATTGGTAACAATGAAGCCCAGCGGAATGAACTGGCGGTGCACCAAATCCCCGAGCCCGATTTGTCCCGGCCGGAGCATCCCCTGCAGGTGACCAGAACCTGGCGTTTGCGATTTCCCGCCGCGCCGTTTGATTGCGAAAGCCTCTTTATTTATGACGGTTACGGGTACGTCATCTCCAAGGTGTTTGACGATGCGCCGGCGGAGTTGTACCGGTTTCCGCTGAAAGCCGTGGGTCAACCCCTGGTGCTCGAAAAGGTGGGGGCTTTGGCTATTACTTCCCCGGTGACCGGCGCGGACATTTCCCCGGATGGACGCTGGCTGGGAGTGGCGGCCAAAAACGGCGTTTATGTCTTCGAGGTTGCAGGCCGCCCGGCGGCAAGCGTGGGGCAGACGCCATTGATGGCTCGGTTCAAGGACCGGCACATTGAGGGCATTTGTTACACCGCCGAGGGATGGATTGTCACGGCGGAGACCCGCAACATTTTTCTGTTCACCGACCGTGCCTTTGCCCGGCCCAAGAGCGGGAAGAAACCCTGAAGGTGCGTTTCAGTCCGGCCTGTCAGGGATGAAGATTTCTGGGAGGCGAGGTGTTTTTTTCCTGCTGCAAATGGGATCAAACACAGAAACCACTGGTGGGCGGTGATGTTACATTTATGTTTCCTTTTCGACGTTGCAATGTAACATTCATCACGTAAACCAACCTTCGTGTTTATGCCAAGTCATTATGAAGAGACCCTGCAACGGGACATGGAACGTATCCGAAGCAAGGTCATGCAAATGGCCGGTCTGGTGGGGCAAGCCTTGACGGATGGGCTCAAGGCCTTGCAGGAAAACAACCGGCAACTGGCTTATCTGGTCATTTTGCGGGATCAAACGGTGGATGATTTGGAGCGGGAGGTGGACCGGCTCTGCCTGGAGTTTCTGGTGCGGCAACAACCGGCGGCGGGGCACTTGCGCTTTGCCTACGTCACCATCAAAATCAATCAGGAGCTGGAGCGCATCGGGGATTACGCCGAAAGCATTGCCCGGCAGATGCTTAAACTGGCCCCGCTGAAGCTGGATTTTCTGGCCCCGCGGCTGACGGAAATCGCGCAGTTGGCCATTCCCATGGTGCACGATGCCGTCCGGGCCTTTTTGGATCAAAATGTGGAGCTGGCCCGCAGAACCATCGAGGCGGAGGCCAGCGTCAATGCGTTGCGCGATCAACTGATTCAGGAAATCAACCGCTGGCTGGCCGACAAACGCATCCCCTTGGAGGCCCTGCATCCCCTTTCCACCATTGTCCGGCGTTACGAGCGGGTCTCCGACCAGAGCAAAAACATCTGCGAAGAAGTCATCTACATGGTCACCGGCGAATATGCCAAACACAAGACCAGCGACGTTTTCCGGGTGTTGTTTGTGGACGAGGACAATGCCTGCCTGAGCCGGATGGCCGAGGGGGTGGGAACGGCCCTGAAGTTGGACAAGTTTTTATTTTCCAGCGCCGGGTTGAACCCGCAGCCGATTTCAGAGGCCACAGCCCGTTTTCTGGCCGAAAAAAATCTGCCGGTGGTCCGCCAGACACCGGTTTCCCTGGCGCACGTGCCCAACCTCGAGTTTTAC contains:
- a CDS encoding right-handed parallel beta-helix repeat-containing protein, translated to MRTLVLINLAAGMAMSALTALGAGDSSSLAAWRKFANGLASQPDVERCYLFDNLTPQSLQIPEARGGAPLRFQAAPAAGQTANTLQIVEGRWPGKTAVRLDAGALVGPAFNPTNRAFTVAGWFRKNGPGAHRGNNQSPNGGVVGTGDGYWSGWRVYSSYPQKNASFEIGRPQPSSARSLSGGLWPDGVWVHLAATWDGREMRLYLHGDCVAATPYDGAYTPAAGNAFRLGYFNAGIGSLVLEVDECTIYRRALSAAEVLALAWWSHPLPGNAASTLEAARLALARKEYAAAELALSRLPATPAPLQGLAGLRRAEVLRLQNQPAAAAHLLLQLTQQAPPPLSATALESLRRIFMEAGAPDFGAAVAERIYRLPDLSERERLMARRALAQASREAGQWPAALEHYTALAQAPAASPRERWEARMALIHTHFEARNHTAVRAECQRLLGEAEAPALFKGLAQMRLAQSFEREKQYARALEEYRKLETLPDVPAHWVAEARQAMTEISRLQRGLPAWDAEATRTPPAELPQPGAVFYVAPQGSDANPGTAAKPFASLARAREAVRQLKSQGQLPAGGVTILVQGGEYALREPFRLEARDSGQPGRPIVYRAAPNQKPRFVGSQALSGFTPVTDPALKALLPAASREQVLQCDLRALGLTNWGAVTASGRRADLYFNGTRLTLARWPNTNWVQVGKLLGGTNTAMSIHARRGNREGRFTFDFDRPARWQQEPEIWLHGYWFWDWAEDYQRVAALDLTNRSITLAPPAASYGYHEGQPYYALNLFAEIDLPGEWYLDRTIGRLYLLPPGKLAGARVTFPLLDGPMVTLTNVAEVALVGLQFEEGRGDGVILSGCTNVSLLGCSVARFGENGVIIQGGTQCTLFGCDIFTLGRNGTIVRGGDRRTLQSAGHLVENCHIYEMSRFKPTYTPAILAEGVGIRLRHNRLHTCPSSAMRIEGNDHLIEFNEVFNVVRESDDQGGADMWGNPTYRGVVYRYNFWHHIGNPREVGQAGIRLDDAICGVLIYGNIFYRCAEGLFGGVQIHGGKDNIVDHNLFVDCQAAVSFSAWGARQWKEFLDRPEIRRKTSAEVDLLSPPYATRYPGVADLESHADRNYIWRNAVIQCRQFLLRSPAVTELLDNYISARDPGFANLARGDFRLPDRAVLYDRLVWRPLPVSAMGLYPHPLRASAPPP
- a CDS encoding DNA starvation/stationary phase protection protein; the encoded protein is MKKNTANTKATPKGALADSLNQVLADSYALMALTHAAHWNVEGPGFFALHTAFQTQYEELFTAIDEIAERIRALGAYAMSGLTAFARAAGMKEFSAPLSQEEYVRRLLEANRKLIADAEKARDLAGEANDMESQDLMIQRITLHQKTVWMLESFLKS
- the phoU gene encoding phosphate signaling complex protein PhoU codes for the protein MERIRSKVMQMAGLVGQALTDGLKALQENNRQLAYLVILRDQTVDDLEREVDRLCLEFLVRQQPAAGHLRFAYVTIKINQELERIGDYAESIARQMLKLAPLKLDFLAPRLTEIAQLAIPMVHDAVRAFLDQNVELARRTIEAEASVNALRDQLIQEINRWLADKRIPLEALHPLSTIVRRYERVSDQSKNICEEVIYMVTGEYAKHKTSDVFRVLFVDEDNACLSRMAEGVGTALKLDKFLFSSAGLNPQPISEATARFLAEKNLPVVRQTPVSLAHVPNLEFYQVVVLFTPEARAALARLPAKVVVFEWLLDNPAKVKGNEAEVRAAYEAAYQYVEVHVRDLVQAILGHEIPSETTVKSA
- a CDS encoding cation-translocating P-type ATPase; protein product: MSATSVNGVGTSSATAFLVEGMTCQNCARKVQQAAQSVPGVASAAPQIAGGRLTVRWQPGAAPNPQAVILAVRQAGYGIQAASALGQAEAGTSPSGSPAGEAAGFWAGWGANVWLGGTVTLVLLGGEWLTHWGMERWFQWLALVLASLVQFGCGARFYRAAWRQLRVGQANMDLLVALGSSAAYGFSVWGLVTAYPGHLYFLEASAIITLISVGHWLEARTSAKAASALQGLLQLAPPTARVQRQLAEVEVPVSQLRPGDTVVLRPGDRVPADGQVSFGESTVDESMLTGEPLPVNKQRGDSVYAGTLNQSGRLLVRVQATGEQTALAHIIAAVERAQSSRANIQRLGDRVSSVFVPGVVLVAVLTGLWWGLNYESASEFSRQMARHLWPALVPATALAAAIIQAVAVLIVACPCAMGLATPTAIMAAANVAATKGILIRDGQALEKSGRISMVIFDKTGTLTRGQVTCAGVLDLGGGQSPLPPVAEMAAALARSSSHPLSQTIARLSPQAQFPLDQWQELRGQGVQALWPPSSQVLRLGSLAWLQEQEVDLSPAAAFESHWSRQAATVVGLSLDRQLLAAFALQDTLKPGAADIVAQLQQQGKKVGMITGDHPHTARAIAQAAGIPEALVFAGVRPEQKAGVLRQLQAQGEKVAFVGDGINDAPALKQADLGIAVSRASDVAREAADLLLLQSDLAAVPLALALAQKTLRTIKQNLFWAFFYNAAAIPLAALGFLSPVLCAATMGLSDLIVIGNSLRLYRWRPQFSSRSQPSRP
- a CDS encoding undecaprenyl/decaprenyl-phosphate alpha-N-acetylglucosaminyl 1-phosphate transferase yields the protein MGNYKTYLGLLALACGLGLLLTPIVRWLASRAGILDHPGTRKIHHRPIPLLGGLAVALAMWLPIAALWMYDNRVANLLRAQEAAVLQILLSGVAMLLLGIYDDLRGLNARKKLMAQLPVAVALVVSGVGFQSITIPSLGSVSLGWAGPLLTLLWLIGITNAINLVDGIDGLACGVSFFAAATIAAISIYNDNTVGAVIMTALAGACLGFLPYNFNPARIFLGDTGSLFLGMTLAVSALVTSQKGTLAASLLIPVLVLGFPIIDTLLAMVRRAVRGKSMFSGDAGHIHHRLLARGLNHRQASIIIYGFCLLCGLVALVTVMENSAGMAFGFAALFVVLFAGLRALGYWKALTQLGRTPERLHFKLLYHVAEAARCKLALATEIEQIPQILQSVCVEYQKPGFKISWPGNGHHQGGEHLWLAPGVDSLHSLPVETHEFTDTGMKLEFYLRRRDDQDELHLEKRNLLSTLAEAANQRLAFLLKSPPPPS